A region of the Myxococcus stipitatus DSM 14675 genome:
CCACCGGCCCGCGAGCCCACCCCCGAGCTGCGCGAGCACATACCGAGGCACCTCCCGCCACGGCGTCCCGCCCTCGAGCGCATCCGCGAACGTCAGCGCGGGATTGAAGTGTGCACCCGACAACGGCTGCAGCACCAACGTGAGGCAGGCCAGCACGACGCCCGCGGCGAGCGACATGAAGAGCCGCCCATCCGTGGCGCTCACGCCCAGGTGCTCGGCGCCGTGGTGCGCGCCTTCCAGCGCGACCACCAGCAGGCCACAACCGAGAGCCTCCACCGCGAGGCGCCGGGGCCGATTCAGGGCCCTCGCCTCGACGGGTGTCGTGGATGGATGTGCGCTCAGCATCGCATGCCCCTCCAGAGCGGCTCTCCCACCCTATGCCTCGAGGGCAGGGGCGTCAAAGCCAGCCCGCGAGGGCATGTGATGGTTACTCGAAGGTGAGCGTGGAGCCGCCCGAGAGGTCCCTTTCGAGGACGTCGGGGTGCCCGATGATCTGCAACCGGCCGCCCCCCGAGGCACTGACCCGAAGGGTCTCGGACACCTGCAGCTCCACCTGCCCGCCGCCACTCGTGCTCAGCATCGCATCCCGAGTGGCCAGCTCCCGCCCCGTCACCCGGCTCGCCCCCGAGAGCGAGGCATTCATCCTCGACGCCACACCTTCCAGCGTCACGGTGGAGCTGCCGCTCAGTGACACCTCCAGCGACTCCGACCTCAGCCCCCGGATGCGAATCTGTCCACCGCCACTGGAGGACAGCTCGAAGACCTCCGCGTCCACCGCGCCGCTGACCTCCACGAGCGCGCCGCCGCCCGAGCGCCCGAGGGCCTCCAGGCTCGGCACCACGATGTCCACCCG
Encoded here:
- a CDS encoding head GIN domain-containing protein is translated as MLLAASVAGCQGPHVSGSGRRIEEERTTPAFTRLEIEDGIGASIEVDPDKPQSVRIVGDDNLVALMRTEHAGSRLKVHFPDHEIDSWDSPNALRVDIVVPSLEALGRSGGGALVEVSGAVDAEVFELSSSGGGQIRIRGLRSESLEVSLSGSSTVTLEGVASRMNASLSGASRVTGRELATRDAMLSTSGGGQVELQVSETLRVSASGGGRLQIIGHPDVLERDLSGGSTLTFE